One Microbacterium marinum genomic window carries:
- a CDS encoding CE1758 family FMN-dependent luciferase-like monooxygenase yields MSDTTTTWPGVQFGIFTVTDITQDPTTGHTPSERERISATVEIAKHAEEVGLDVFAIGEHHNPPFWSSSPTTALAYIAAQTEKLILSTSTTLITTNDPVKIAEDYAMLQHLSGGRMDLMLGRGNTGPVYPWFGQDIRQGVPLAIENYALLHKLWREDVVDWEGKFRTSLQGFTSTPRPLDGVPPFVWHGSIRTPEIAEQAAYYGDGFFANNIFWPAEHYQRLIGLYRQRWQHYGHGAPETAIVGIGGQAFMAKNSQDAVAQFRPYFDNAPVYGHGPSMEDFTEMTPLTVGSPQQVIDRYAGMRDLFGDFQRQLFLVDHAGLPLKMVLEQLDFLGGEVVPVLRKELAQNRPASVPDAPTHAARVAATYGDGPVRDARPRANRGDNLSGPSPYQDTPAPAGAAFGVGGAR; encoded by the coding sequence GTGAGCGACACGACCACCACCTGGCCCGGCGTCCAGTTCGGCATCTTCACCGTCACCGACATCACGCAGGACCCCACGACCGGTCACACCCCCAGCGAGCGTGAGCGCATCTCCGCCACGGTCGAGATCGCCAAGCACGCCGAGGAGGTCGGGCTCGATGTCTTCGCCATCGGCGAGCACCACAACCCGCCGTTCTGGTCGTCCTCGCCGACGACCGCGCTCGCCTACATCGCGGCTCAGACCGAGAAGCTGATTCTGTCGACCTCGACGACGCTCATCACTACGAACGACCCGGTGAAGATCGCCGAAGACTACGCGATGCTCCAGCACCTCTCCGGCGGTCGCATGGACCTCATGCTCGGCCGAGGCAACACCGGCCCGGTCTACCCCTGGTTCGGTCAGGACATCCGCCAGGGCGTGCCGCTCGCGATCGAGAACTACGCGCTGCTGCACAAGCTGTGGCGCGAGGACGTCGTGGACTGGGAAGGCAAGTTCCGCACATCGCTCCAGGGCTTCACGTCCACCCCGCGTCCGCTCGACGGTGTGCCGCCGTTCGTCTGGCACGGTTCGATCCGCACCCCCGAGATCGCAGAGCAGGCCGCCTACTACGGCGACGGGTTCTTCGCGAACAACATCTTCTGGCCCGCCGAGCACTACCAGCGGCTCATCGGCCTGTACCGGCAGCGGTGGCAGCACTACGGGCACGGCGCCCCCGAGACGGCCATCGTCGGGATCGGCGGGCAGGCGTTCATGGCCAAGAACTCGCAGGACGCCGTGGCGCAGTTCCGCCCGTACTTCGACAACGCCCCCGTCTACGGCCATGGGCCGTCGATGGAAGACTTCACCGAGATGACGCCCCTCACCGTCGGGTCGCCGCAGCAGGTCATCGACCGGTACGCCGGCATGCGCGATCTCTTCGGCGACTTCCAGCGACAGCTGTTCCTCGTCGACCACGCCGGGCTCCCGCTCAAGATGGTCCTCGAGCAGCTCGACTTCCTCGGCGGCGAAGTCGTGCCGGTGCTCCGCAAGGAGCTCGCCCAGAACCGCCCCGCCTCCGTGCCCGACGCGCCGACCCACGCCGCGCGCGTGGCCGCGACCTACGGCGACGGACCCGTCCGCGACGCCCGTCCGCGCGCCAACCGCGGCGACAACCTGTCGGGTCCGAGCCCCTACCAGGACACCCCGGCTCCCGCAGGTGCCGCCTTCGGCGTCGGCGGCGCACGATGA
- a CDS encoding acyltransferase family protein, which produces MSTAAPAAPRTRRVPIWDNARAACILLVVLGHAIQRLTYDSDIALSLYFLIYAFHMPAFALISGYFSKSDPPNRRQMTRVLTDIVLPYVIFEGLWTATKLVFEGEANPNLTQPSWTLWFLLALAIFRVVLPYLALLRWPLLWTVLISLSVGYLPNVDSTLSLSRTLGLLPFFTLGWWLSHHKILEKRDLLRRRRLSFRIGAALLFAVTAFISWRFVNELEAMNLRQWLFYDENYAAIGGTEWWAGGVRLALMLIAVVLSVAFFALIPRGGYRWTAIGRYTMYVYLLHSFVLYPFRESGILRDLDPTWVFLPLVILLSIVITVGLASRPVRRLFRPLIEPRPGWLFADPSLTRRDTRRNDPTGSRRPDTGSRSPQPERRDGGTGAAD; this is translated from the coding sequence ATGAGCACTGCCGCCCCCGCCGCCCCCCGCACGCGGCGCGTCCCCATCTGGGACAACGCGCGCGCGGCCTGCATCCTGCTGGTCGTGCTCGGTCATGCCATCCAGCGCCTCACCTACGACTCCGACATCGCACTGAGTCTGTACTTCCTGATCTACGCGTTCCACATGCCGGCGTTCGCCCTGATCTCGGGGTACTTCTCCAAGTCGGATCCGCCCAACCGGCGGCAGATGACGCGCGTGCTCACCGACATCGTCCTGCCGTACGTCATCTTCGAAGGGCTCTGGACCGCGACCAAGCTCGTCTTCGAGGGGGAAGCGAACCCGAACCTCACCCAGCCGTCGTGGACGCTGTGGTTCCTCCTCGCCCTCGCGATCTTCCGAGTGGTCCTCCCCTATCTCGCCCTCCTCCGGTGGCCGCTCCTGTGGACGGTGCTGATCTCGCTGTCCGTGGGCTACCTCCCCAACGTCGACTCGACACTGTCCCTCTCACGCACCCTCGGGCTCCTGCCGTTCTTCACCCTCGGATGGTGGCTGAGTCACCACAAGATCCTCGAGAAGCGGGATCTCCTGCGGCGTCGCCGCCTCTCGTTCCGGATCGGAGCGGCGCTCCTGTTCGCCGTCACCGCCTTCATCTCCTGGCGGTTCGTGAACGAACTCGAGGCGATGAACCTGCGCCAGTGGCTCTTCTACGACGAGAACTACGCCGCCATCGGCGGCACCGAGTGGTGGGCGGGCGGCGTCCGTCTCGCCCTGATGCTCATCGCCGTCGTGCTCAGCGTCGCGTTCTTCGCGCTGATCCCCCGTGGCGGATACCGCTGGACGGCGATCGGGCGGTACACGATGTACGTGTACCTGCTGCACTCCTTCGTGCTGTACCCGTTCCGCGAGTCGGGGATCCTCCGCGATCTCGATCCCACCTGGGTGTTCCTGCCGCTGGTGATCCTGCTCTCGATCGTGATCACGGTCGGGCTGGCGTCCCGCCCGGTGCGCCGCCTGTTCCGGCCGCTCATCGAGCCGCGGCCCGGCTGGCTGTTCGCGGATCCCTCGCTCACGCGCCGGGATACCCGACGCAACGACCCGACGGGGTCACGCCGACCCGACACAGGCTCGCGCTCCCCGCAGCCCGAGCGACGCGACGGCGGCACCGGCGCCGCCGATTAG
- a CDS encoding CE1759 family FMN reductase, which produces MTARRIAVVSAGLSNPSSTRMLADKLAAAALADLAGRDVSASVDTFELREYAHDITNNLLTGFAPPALETMINAVVSADALIVVTPIFSTSYSGLFKSFIDVLDPDALNGMPVLIGANAGTARHSLAIDYAIRPLFAYLHAEAVPTGVFAASSDWGAKADDVKPLSARIERGARELADAIARRPAATGLDPFDPESYLGKGGSFGHLLGGLTGE; this is translated from the coding sequence ATGACCGCGCGTCGGATCGCGGTCGTCTCCGCGGGGCTGTCCAACCCGTCGTCGACGCGGATGCTCGCCGACAAACTCGCCGCGGCGGCGCTCGCCGACCTCGCGGGGCGAGACGTCTCGGCATCCGTCGACACGTTCGAACTGCGTGAGTACGCGCACGACATCACGAACAACCTGCTCACCGGGTTCGCGCCGCCCGCGCTCGAGACGATGATCAACGCCGTGGTGTCGGCCGACGCGCTCATCGTGGTGACGCCGATCTTCTCGACCAGCTACTCGGGCCTCTTCAAGTCGTTCATCGACGTCCTCGACCCCGACGCCCTGAACGGGATGCCGGTCCTCATCGGAGCGAACGCCGGCACCGCCCGGCACTCGCTGGCCATCGACTACGCGATCCGCCCGCTGTTCGCCTACCTGCACGCCGAGGCCGTTCCCACCGGTGTCTTCGCAGCGTCGTCGGACTGGGGCGCGAAGGCGGACGACGTGAAGCCGCTGTCGGCGCGGATCGAGCGGGGTGCGCGTGAGCTGGCGGATGCCATCGCCCGGCGTCCCGCAGCGACCGGGCTCGATCCCTTCGACCCCGAGTCCTACCTGGGTAAGGGCGGTTCGTTCGGCCACCTGCTGGGCGGGCTCACGGGCGAATGA
- a CDS encoding Lrp/AsnC family transcriptional regulator, producing the protein MPSHAGSTSKNLPPTNVLDELDRAIVAALARDGRLSNAELAARLDVAPSTAHARTRGLIDRGVITGFHASVDQRVVGAGLHAMVHVTLRPGSRQESIVDFASEVRGLPQVIQMFFLGGSDDFLIHIAVGDSSEVRAFVVEHLSAQRSVANTRTSIIFDYHRNRVAAPFH; encoded by the coding sequence ATGCCGTCACATGCGGGCTCCACGTCGAAGAATCTCCCACCGACGAATGTCCTCGACGAGCTGGATCGCGCGATCGTCGCGGCCCTCGCCCGCGACGGACGACTGTCGAACGCCGAGCTCGCCGCGCGACTTGACGTCGCCCCGTCGACCGCGCACGCGCGGACGCGAGGGCTCATCGACCGCGGGGTCATCACCGGATTCCACGCGAGTGTCGATCAACGCGTCGTCGGGGCGGGGCTGCACGCGATGGTCCACGTGACCCTGCGACCCGGATCTCGCCAGGAGAGCATCGTCGACTTCGCGTCGGAGGTGCGCGGTCTCCCGCAGGTGATACAGATGTTCTTCCTCGGCGGGTCGGACGATTTCCTCATCCACATCGCCGTCGGAGACTCGAGCGAGGTGCGCGCGTTCGTCGTCGAGCACCTCTCCGCACAGCGCAGCGTCGCCAACACCCGCACGAGCATCATCTTCGACTATCACCGGAACCGCGTCGCGGCACCCTTCCACTGA
- the ald gene encoding alanine dehydrogenase — translation MRIGIPSEIKNNENRVAITPAGVDALVARGHHVRVQSGAGAGSRISDADYEAAGAVVVGEAAAVWGEVELLVKVKEPIEQEYSFLRDDLTLFAYLHLAADRPLTDALLSSRTTAVAYETVQLPDRSLPLLSPMSEVAGRISITVGAYSLMSAAGGRGTLLGGVAGTPKAKVVVIGGGVAGEHAAANALGMGADVTVIDVSLPRLRELEKRYAGLHTRASSRYDIAEQVAVADLVIGSVLIPGAAAPKLVTLDMVAGMKPGAVLVDIAIDQGGCFEGSRPTTHDAPTFTVHDALYYCVANMPGAVPETSTRALTNATLPYLLSLADLGWDAAAAADPALAKGLNTIDGRVANAGVAAAFGMAFAG, via the coding sequence ATGCGCATCGGCATCCCCAGCGAGATCAAGAACAACGAGAACCGCGTGGCCATCACGCCCGCCGGGGTCGATGCGCTGGTGGCCCGAGGTCACCACGTGCGGGTGCAGTCCGGTGCCGGCGCCGGGTCTCGGATCTCGGATGCCGACTACGAGGCCGCCGGGGCGGTCGTGGTCGGCGAGGCGGCGGCCGTCTGGGGCGAGGTGGAACTGCTGGTGAAGGTGAAGGAGCCGATCGAGCAGGAGTACTCCTTCCTGCGCGACGATCTGACCCTGTTCGCCTACCTCCACCTTGCTGCGGATCGACCGCTCACCGACGCCCTCCTCTCGTCGAGGACCACAGCCGTGGCGTACGAGACGGTGCAGCTGCCCGACCGCTCGCTCCCGCTCCTGTCGCCCATGAGCGAGGTCGCGGGTCGGATCTCCATCACCGTGGGTGCGTATTCGCTGATGAGCGCCGCCGGCGGACGGGGAACCCTCCTCGGCGGGGTCGCGGGGACCCCGAAAGCCAAGGTCGTCGTGATCGGCGGAGGCGTGGCGGGTGAGCACGCAGCCGCGAACGCCCTGGGGATGGGTGCGGACGTCACGGTCATCGATGTCTCTCTGCCACGGTTGCGCGAGCTGGAGAAGCGCTACGCCGGGCTGCACACGCGGGCGTCGAGCCGATACGACATCGCCGAGCAGGTGGCCGTGGCCGACCTCGTGATCGGTTCGGTCCTCATCCCCGGCGCGGCTGCCCCGAAACTCGTCACGCTCGACATGGTGGCGGGCATGAAGCCGGGCGCCGTCCTCGTCGACATCGCGATCGATCAGGGCGGCTGCTTCGAGGGTTCGCGGCCCACAACGCACGACGCGCCGACGTTCACGGTGCACGACGCCCTCTACTACTGCGTCGCGAACATGCCGGGCGCGGTGCCTGAGACCTCGACGCGCGCGCTCACGAATGCGACGCTGCCCTACCTCCTGTCCCTGGCGGATCTCGGCTGGGATGCCGCTGCGGCGGCCGACCCGGCGCTGGCGAAGGGGCTCAACACCATCGACGGGCGGGTCGCGAACGCGGGAGTCGCCGCGGCGTTCGGGATGGCCTTCGCGGGCTAA
- a CDS encoding DedA family protein: protein MPARKTRATASAPLSRRVHRPSPGTSPSRLPRVVPASARVVVRPPFTDGRYCWDVLADLLAGVADGPWTLPLLFALVLLDAVLVVIPGEVAVSAAGALAVSIGSPPLLAVIAVAAAAAFCGDALCYAAGRAIGLSRWRWMRHRRVQDAFDWAGRRLARGTATVVFTARFIPFARLAVNLTAGATRVPAVRYLTIVAVAGTAWAIYQAVIGAAIGALLPRDPLVAVILSIVVAIALGAVIDVVVARVSGRRRA, encoded by the coding sequence GTGCCCGCACGGAAGACCCGCGCGACCGCGTCCGCGCCCCTGTCGCGGAGAGTTCACCGACCCTCCCCCGGCACGTCACCGTCACGTCTCCCGCGCGTCGTTCCCGCGTCCGCCCGCGTCGTCGTTCGCCCGCCGTTCACCGACGGACGGTACTGCTGGGACGTGCTCGCCGATCTGCTCGCGGGCGTCGCCGACGGCCCCTGGACGCTTCCGCTCTTGTTCGCACTGGTCCTCCTCGACGCGGTCCTCGTCGTCATCCCGGGCGAGGTCGCCGTGAGCGCGGCGGGAGCGCTCGCGGTGTCGATCGGCTCGCCGCCCCTCCTCGCCGTCATCGCGGTGGCCGCGGCAGCGGCATTCTGCGGCGACGCGCTCTGCTACGCGGCTGGGCGGGCGATCGGGCTGAGCCGCTGGCGCTGGATGCGCCACCGCCGCGTGCAGGACGCGTTCGATTGGGCCGGACGCCGGCTCGCGCGCGGAACGGCGACGGTGGTGTTCACCGCCCGGTTCATCCCGTTCGCGCGCCTCGCCGTCAACCTCACCGCCGGCGCCACGCGCGTCCCGGCGGTGAGGTACCTCACGATCGTCGCCGTCGCCGGCACCGCCTGGGCGATCTACCAGGCGGTCATCGGTGCGGCGATCGGCGCGCTGCTCCCCCGCGATCCGCTCGTCGCCGTCATTCTCTCGATCGTCGTCGCGATCGCCCTCGGCGCCGTCATCGACGTCGTCGTCGCCCGGGTGAGCGGACGACGCCGAGCCTGA